The Thalassotalea agarivorans region GGCGCCATGCTAACCGTTAACCAACAAGACGTACAAGAACGTATTCAAGACTATGGTGAAGCAGAAGGACAAATGTTAGCGCTATTCGTGTTTCTTATTATGGGGCTGGTTGCAGTACCAAAATTTGCTGTGTATTGGACGTGGGAATATTTACTATACGCAGTATTAAGCCTCACGGTGATTCGCATAGTACCTGTATTTATTTGCTTAATGGGCAGTAAATTAGATAACTATACCAAGCTATTTATTGCTTGGTTTGGGCCACGCGGCATTGCTTCGATTCTTTACTTCATTATGGCGATTAACTATCTAGGGCCTACAGGGTATGAAGAAGTCTATTCGATCATAGTGCTAACTATTTTAATCAGTGTGTTTTTACATGGCGCTTCTGCGGTATTTATGAGTAATAAATTTGAACAAAAACAACACCAAGTTATTGATAAATAGTCGAACACGAAACTGAACAATCGCATTTAAAAAAACGTTAATGTTTTGTGTTGAATATTTAACATTTGCACTATAAGCTTAATTTACTTACTTTTTTTGTTTGAACGGTCTTGCAAAAAATTGATTGAGTGAGTGAGTGAGTCAACAAGAAGGATTTAATAATGTTAAAAACTAATGTATTACGCAATCTTGCGCTGGGTTTAGGCTTTATGGCCGCCTCAAGTGCGATTGCGGCAGATAAACCAAACATCCTTGTATTTTGGGGAGATGATATTGGCGTAACAAACATTAGTGCATACAGTGACGGTATTATGGGTTATCACACACCTAATATTGATCGTATCGCTAACGAAGGTATGCGCTTTACAGACTACTATGGCGATCAAAGTTGTACTGCGGGCCGCTCCACATTTATCACCGGACAAGCTGGTCTAAGAACAGGTATGACAAAAGTAGGTCTACCTGGTGCTAAAGAAGGTATTCAAGACAGAGACGTAACCATTGCAGAAGTATTGCGTGATATGGGTTATGCAACAGGTCAATTCGGTAAAAACCATTTAGGTGATCGTGACGAACATCTACCGACTAATCACGGTTTCGATGAATTTTTAGGTAACTTATACCACTTAAATGCAGAGGAAGAACCAGAAGATCCGGATTATCCAAAAGATCCTGCGTTTAAGAAACAATTCGGTCCACGTGGTGTTATCCACTCTTATGCTGATGGAAAAATTGAAGATACAGGTCCATTAACCATTAAGCGTATGGAAACAGCTGATGAAGAATTTGCTGCTGCAGCGATGAAGTTCATCGATAAATCAGTAAAAGCAAACAAACCATTTTTCGTTTGGATGAATACCACAGGTATGCATTTTAGAACGCATATTGCGAAGAAACACATTGGTAAATCTGGCCAAGGTTTTTACAACGATGTTATGGTTGCGCACGATGAGCTAGTAGGTCAACTTCTTGACCAACTAGACCAATTAAACGTTGCCGACAATACTATCGTTTTCTACTCTACTGACAACGGCGTTCATTTTAATACATGGCCTGATGCGGGTATTACACCATTTAGAGGCGAGAAGAACTCTACTTATGAAGGTGCTTATCGTGTTCCGGCAGTGGTGCGTTGGCCTGGCAAAATTAAGCCTGGCACGATTTCAAATGAAATCATGGCGCACTTGGACTGGATGCCAACACTTGTAGCCGCTGCAGGTAACCCTAACCTTAAGCAAGAGCTATTAAAAGGTAAGCGTGTTGGTAACAAGCAAGTTAAAATCCATTTAGATGGTTACAACTTTGTGCCTTACTTAACAGGCGAAGTAGAAGATAGTCCACGTAACATTTATCACTACCTAGATGACACAGCACTACCTGTTGCTATTCGTATTGGCGATTGGAAAATCATGTACGCTGAAAACGTTGGTCGTCGCATGGGTGTTTGGGCAGAGCCTATCCGCTGGTTAAGACTTCCTAAAGTGTTTAATTTGCGCCGTGACCCATGGGGCCGCGCGGAAGAAAACTCAAATGTTTACTGGGATTGGATGATTGGTAAAGCACCATACGTATACTTAGGTCTGTCTGAAACAGCTAAATTCTTGCAAACCTTTGTAGAGTATCCACCAAGTCAACGTTCTGGTTCTTGGTCTGTTGAAGCAATAACAGAGCAAATACTATCGCGTATACCTGAAGGTGAATAAAATACCATTTAAAAAAGGCCTAAGCATTGCTTAGGCCTTTTTTATTTCATA contains the following coding sequences:
- a CDS encoding arylsulfatase, giving the protein MLKTNVLRNLALGLGFMAASSAIAADKPNILVFWGDDIGVTNISAYSDGIMGYHTPNIDRIANEGMRFTDYYGDQSCTAGRSTFITGQAGLRTGMTKVGLPGAKEGIQDRDVTIAEVLRDMGYATGQFGKNHLGDRDEHLPTNHGFDEFLGNLYHLNAEEEPEDPDYPKDPAFKKQFGPRGVIHSYADGKIEDTGPLTIKRMETADEEFAAAAMKFIDKSVKANKPFFVWMNTTGMHFRTHIAKKHIGKSGQGFYNDVMVAHDELVGQLLDQLDQLNVADNTIVFYSTDNGVHFNTWPDAGITPFRGEKNSTYEGAYRVPAVVRWPGKIKPGTISNEIMAHLDWMPTLVAAAGNPNLKQELLKGKRVGNKQVKIHLDGYNFVPYLTGEVEDSPRNIYHYLDDTALPVAIRIGDWKIMYAENVGRRMGVWAEPIRWLRLPKVFNLRRDPWGRAEENSNVYWDWMIGKAPYVYLGLSETAKFLQTFVEYPPSQRSGSWSVEAITEQILSRIPEGE